A part of Neoarius graeffei isolate fNeoGra1 chromosome 8, fNeoGra1.pri, whole genome shotgun sequence genomic DNA contains:
- the tmco6 gene encoding transmembrane and coiled-coil domain-containing protein 6 translates to MWRLKAVRHKSSVSVKDLEEFKQKRREHEKVLRQARRDRQLVSKRLLLNEEEQEKDLMETNCAPFSEDQVREMLHNAQRGGEEKAAHLATLRKALRDPQTHLIFTKLENSMYVLVGQLSGHNAQCQLEAARCLHELSNSPHPGVGQSCLAATPYLLTYLSSPSAKLTELCLYTLGNLWPEDALVKEKLLVQGIVPALANCIQNQRCNLAVMEAVGFTLSQLLQDKDAADGVIPMVMTSGLVPHLISLLTPDPEFGMGAAIECAWCLHYIVSRTADTSTLITEGLLSQCNNLLITLGGAVAKGSTNDGVELLIWPLLRCLGNMLASGVCEAAGCSAGVEDVRLLAALCVFTQTYLTSHCALSRESLWVFNNLTAGSLVFCSAVLFLKMVPDLLQLLPFSNGINTMVLRVLGNVAHSGPGYCIQLAQAGLLSALCATLKMADPDIVTLSLEVLHMLTVSCPQVSEEFIRLDGIPLLEAIQYNNDEEHRLRASFILDYYLHAHEMVSTAM, encoded by the exons ATGTGGCGGCTGAAAGCAGTCAGACACAAATccagtgtctctgttaaagaTCTGGAGGAGTTTAAGCAGAAGAGAAGAGAACATGAAAAAG TCCTGAGACAGGCCAGGAGAGACAGACAGCTGGTCAGTAAGAGGCTTCTGCTAAATGAAGAAGAGCAGGAGAAAGACCTGATGGAAACAAACTGTGCTCCTTTCTCTGAAGACCAG GTTCGGGAGATGCTACACAATGCACAGCGTGGTGGAGAAGAGAAAGCTGCTCATCTGGCGACGCTGAGAAAGGCGCTAAGAGACCCTCAAACTCACCTCATCTTCACTAA ACTGGAGAACAGCATGTATGTGCTGGTTGGGCAGCTCAGCGGACACAATGCTCAGTGCCAGCTGGAGGCAGCGAGGTGTCTTCATGAGCTCTCCAACTCTCCTCACCCTGGTGTGGGGCAGTCATGCTTGGCTGCAACCCCATATCTTCTCACATATCTCTCCAGCCCGAGTGCCAAACTCACG GAGCTTTGCCTGTACACATTAGGGAATCTGTGGCCAGAGGATGCTCTAGTAAAAGAGAAGCTGCTGGTCCAGGGGATTGTTCCCGCTCTGGCTAACTGCATTCAG AATCAGAGGTGTAACCTGGCAGTGATGGAGGCAGTGGGCTTTACATTGTCCCAGCTGCTTCAGGATAAAGATGCAGCGGACGGCGTTATTCC GATGGTCATGACCTCTGGTTTGGTCCCTCATTTGATTTCACTTCTGACTCCAGATCCGGAGTTTGGTATGGGAGCCGCCATTGAATGCGCCTGGTGTTTACATTATATAGTATCACG TACTGCTGATACCTCCACCTTGATAACTGAAGGACTCCTCTCACAGTGTAATAATCTGCTGATTACACTAGGAGGGGCTGTTGCTAAAGGGAGCACTAATGACGGTGTGGAATTG CTGATCTGGCCCCTGCTGCGCTGCCTGGGTAATATGTTAGCCAGCGGGGTGTGTGAGGCTGCAGGATGCTCAGCAGGCGTAGAGGATGTCCGACTCTtagctgctctgtgtgtgttcacCCAGACTTACCTAACCTCCCACTGCGCTCTGAGCAGGGAGAGCCTGTGGGTCTTCAACAACCTCACAG CTGGTTCACTTGTGTTTTGTTCAGCTGTGCTGTTCTTGAAGATGGTACCAGATCTTCTCCAGCTTTTACCCTTTTCGAATGGAATCAAtaccatg GTGCTAAGAGTTCTGGGTAATGTTGCTCACAGTGGTCCAGGATACTGTATTCAGCTGGCACAAGCAGGTTTGCTCTCTGCCCTTTGTGCCACGCTCAAAATGGCTGATCCAGACATAGTAACACTGAGCCTGGAGGTGCTGCATATGCTTACTGTCAGTTGCCCACAG GTATCTGAAGAGTTTATCAGGCTGGATGGCATTCCTCTACTAGAAGCAATTCAATATAACAATGACGAAGAGCATCGTCTTAGGGCATCTTTTATCTTAGACTACTACCTGCATGCTCATGAAATGGTTAGTACAGCCATGTAG